The following are encoded in a window of Sulfitobacter sp. S190 genomic DNA:
- a CDS encoding NlpC/P60 family protein yields the protein MSGAEIVQAARSWIGTPYVHQAALKGAGTDCLGLVRGIWRERFGAEPETVPAYSMDWSEPQGEERLWAAALRHLRSKPVAEGVCGDVVLFRMRQGAVAKHLGILSQKGGRPSFIHAYSGHGVVESALSAPWRRRVVACFEFPKEVI from the coding sequence GTGAGCGGGGCCGAGATAGTGCAGGCCGCCCGCAGCTGGATCGGGACGCCTTATGTCCATCAAGCTGCGCTCAAAGGGGCGGGAACCGATTGTCTGGGTCTGGTGCGCGGCATTTGGCGTGAACGGTTCGGTGCGGAACCGGAGACCGTTCCCGCCTATTCGATGGACTGGTCGGAGCCGCAGGGCGAGGAACGTCTCTGGGCGGCCGCATTGCGCCACTTGCGCTCCAAACCCGTGGCCGAAGGCGTTTGCGGAGATGTGGTGTTGTTCCGGATGCGGCAGGGCGCTGTGGCCAAGCATCTCGGCATTCTTTCGCAAAAGGGCGGTCGCCCCAGTTTCATTCATGCCTATTCCGGTCATGGAGTGGTGGAGAGCGCCTTGAGCGCCCCGTGGCGACGGCGCGTTGTCGCGTGTTTCGAATTTCCCAAGGAGGTCATCTGA
- a CDS encoding DUF2163 domain-containing protein: MTAVFNEGLAAHLAGGLTTVCHAWAITRRDGKEFAFTDHDRPLRFAGLEFRADTGLSALALAQSTGLSVDNTEALGALSDASLREDEIEQGRFDGAEVRAWVVNWADTDQHWLSFRGTIGELTRSDGAFRAELRGLTEALNRPLGRVYQKPCTAVLGDGACRFNLGREGYFRTLDVAQVEKRRTFRWTGLLGFDPDWFTRGRFEVLSGPATGLWQTIKADRIEGETRVIELWEPMKGAVETGTQVRLVAGCDKRQESCRLKFNNFVNFQGFPDLPGEDWSVAVPRSSGANTGGSRR, from the coding sequence ATGACGGCGGTGTTCAACGAGGGGCTTGCCGCGCATTTGGCCGGAGGTTTGACGACCGTCTGCCACGCGTGGGCAATTACACGTCGGGACGGAAAGGAATTCGCGTTCACGGATCACGATCGGCCGTTGCGGTTTGCCGGCCTCGAATTCCGGGCGGACACGGGTTTGAGCGCGTTGGCGCTTGCGCAGTCGACGGGGCTGTCGGTGGACAATACCGAAGCCCTGGGGGCGTTGAGCGATGCGTCGTTGCGCGAGGACGAGATCGAGCAGGGCCGCTTTGACGGTGCCGAAGTGCGTGCGTGGGTGGTGAATTGGGCCGATACCGATCAACATTGGCTGAGCTTTCGTGGCACGATTGGCGAGCTGACACGCAGCGATGGCGCGTTTCGTGCAGAGCTTCGTGGGTTGACCGAAGCGTTGAATCGTCCGCTGGGCCGTGTGTACCAAAAGCCCTGCACCGCGGTTCTGGGTGATGGCGCGTGCCGCTTCAATTTGGGCCGCGAGGGGTATTTTCGCACGCTTGATGTCGCGCAGGTCGAAAAGCGCCGGACATTTCGGTGGACCGGTCTGTTGGGATTTGACCCCGATTGGTTCACCCGTGGCCGGTTCGAGGTGCTGAGCGGTCCCGCGACGGGACTTTGGCAAACGATCAAGGCAGACAGGATCGAGGGCGAGACCCGAGTGATCGAGCTTTGGGAGCCGATGAAGGGGGCCGTTGAGACCGGCACGCAGGTGCGTTTGGTCGCAGGGTGCGACAAGCGTCAGGAAAGCTGTCGGCTGAAGTTCAACAACTTCGTCAACTTTCAGGGATTTCCCGATCTGCCCGGTGAGGACTGGTCTGTGGCGGTGCCGCGCAGCAGCGGCGCCAACACTGGCGGATCGCGCCGGTGA
- a CDS encoding DUF2460 domain-containing protein: MQFHEVLFPPNLSFGALGGPQRRVDVVPLSNGYEERNTPWAHSRRVYDAGLGLRSLDDLENVIGFYEARYGQMYGFRWKDWADYKSARPSREVTSEDQQIATGDGVTTEFQLIKTYRSGVHSYARPIEKPVAGSVVISVEQDQLSESVDFEVDTTRGLIRFNHAPDPDTRVYAGYEFDVPVRFDSDRIQASVASFQAGQVPDIPVIEVRV, translated from the coding sequence ATGCAGTTTCACGAAGTTCTATTTCCGCCAAACCTGAGTTTCGGCGCATTGGGTGGTCCACAGCGGCGCGTCGACGTGGTGCCGCTCAGCAACGGCTACGAGGAGCGCAACACACCCTGGGCCCATTCGCGGCGCGTCTATGACGCGGGGCTGGGGCTGCGGTCCTTGGATGATCTGGAGAACGTCATCGGGTTTTACGAGGCCCGCTACGGGCAGATGTATGGCTTTCGCTGGAAGGACTGGGCGGATTACAAATCGGCACGCCCCTCGCGCGAGGTGACATCCGAAGACCAGCAGATTGCCACGGGTGACGGCGTTACGACCGAATTCCAGCTGATCAAGACCTATCGTTCCGGCGTGCATTCTTACGCGCGCCCGATCGAGAAGCCCGTTGCTGGCAGTGTCGTCATTTCGGTCGAGCAGGATCAGCTGTCCGAAAGCGTTGATTTCGAGGTGGATACGACCCGTGGCCTGATCCGGTTCAATCACGCACCAGACCCCGATACGCGGGTCTATGCGGGCTATGAGTTCGACGTGCCGGTCCGGTTTGACAGTGACCGCATTCAGGCGAGTGTGGCCAGTTTTCAGGCGGGCCAGGTGCCGGATATTCCGGTGATCGAGGTGCGGGTATGA
- a CDS encoding phage tail tape measure protein: protein MTDENFDGLNDEAGTLNQTLAQTGPLVAGFDSELRRMRASLAATGQDMATFEKGLSRGLRKAFDGVVLDGVKLSDALTTVAQSLSRTAYNAAVKPVTDHFGGLITQGVGGLVQGVLPFANGAPFSQGKVMPFADGGVISQATHFGMRGGLGVMGEAGPEAIMPLSRGPDGKLGVRAGGGGGQNVSVTMNISTPDVQGFQRSRAQIAAQMSRALSSGQRNR, encoded by the coding sequence ATGACGGACGAGAATTTCGATGGTCTGAACGATGAAGCGGGCACGCTGAACCAGACATTGGCCCAGACCGGGCCGCTGGTTGCCGGATTTGACAGCGAATTGCGCCGGATGCGCGCGTCGCTTGCTGCGACGGGGCAGGATATGGCGACCTTCGAGAAAGGGTTGAGCCGAGGTCTGCGCAAAGCGTTCGACGGGGTCGTTCTGGACGGTGTGAAGCTGTCCGATGCGCTGACGACCGTTGCGCAATCGCTGTCCCGTACGGCCTATAATGCCGCCGTGAAACCCGTGACCGACCATTTTGGCGGTCTTATCACCCAAGGGGTTGGCGGGCTTGTGCAGGGGGTATTGCCCTTTGCCAACGGTGCGCCGTTCAGCCAGGGCAAGGTCATGCCCTTTGCCGACGGAGGCGTGATCAGTCAGGCCACCCACTTTGGCATGCGCGGAGGCCTGGGCGTAATGGGCGAAGCCGGACCCGAAGCCATCATGCCGCTTTCCCGCGGGCCCGACGGAAAGTTGGGCGTCCGCGCCGGCGGCGGAGGTGGTCAGAACGTTTCGGTCACCATGAACATTTCGACACCGGATGTGCAAGGCTTTCAACGCAGCCGCGCACAGATCGCAGCCCAGATGAGCCGCGCGCTCAGCTCGGGTCAGCGCAACCGTTAA
- a CDS encoding rcc01693 family protein has protein sequence MSGGFDWPALLRAGLQGVGLSPDAFWALTPAELQMMLGDAGGSRPLLSDGLAALMAAYPDQVKGSQE, from the coding sequence ATGAGTGGCGGCTTTGATTGGCCCGCATTGTTGCGGGCCGGGTTGCAGGGGGTGGGGCTGAGCCCGGACGCGTTCTGGGCGCTGACCCCTGCAGAGTTGCAAATGATGCTGGGTGACGCGGGCGGATCGCGGCCACTGCTGAGCGACGGGCTGGCGGCCCTTATGGCGGCCTATCCCGATCAAGTGAAAGGATCGCAAGAATGA
- a CDS encoding gene transfer agent family protein yields MTNPWRGEVALVIDGERQCMKLTLGALAELEEALAEPSLVSLVERFESGQFTSRDVLALLGAGLRGGGAQVTQTALAQADIEGGPVAAARAAAELLARAFALDT; encoded by the coding sequence ATGACCAATCCTTGGAGGGGCGAGGTCGCACTGGTGATCGACGGTGAACGCCAGTGCATGAAGCTGACCTTGGGCGCGTTGGCCGAGCTTGAGGAGGCGCTTGCCGAGCCGTCACTGGTGTCTTTGGTGGAGCGGTTCGAGAGCGGCCAATTTACCAGCCGTGACGTTTTGGCCTTGTTGGGCGCGGGTCTACGGGGAGGCGGCGCGCAAGTGACCCAAACTGCGCTGGCGCAGGCGGACATTGAAGGCGGGCCTGTTGCTGCGGCGCGGGCCGCGGCAGAGCTACTGGCGCGGGCCTTCGCGCTCGACACATGA
- a CDS encoding phage major tail protein, TP901-1 family, whose protein sequence is MAVQAGKDLLIKVDMTTDGNFETIAGLRATRVSFNAEAVEVTSLDSAGGWRELLGGAGVRSAAISGSGVFRDESTDERARQLFFDGLTPNFQIVIPDFGIVEGPFQVSSLEYSGQLNGEATYELSLQSAGQLNFVPDVEDVVAP, encoded by the coding sequence ATGGCTGTTCAAGCAGGCAAGGACCTTTTGATCAAGGTCGACATGACGACAGACGGCAATTTTGAAACCATCGCGGGCCTGCGTGCCACGCGGGTCAGCTTTAACGCGGAGGCCGTCGAGGTGACATCGCTCGACAGTGCCGGTGGCTGGCGCGAATTGCTGGGCGGGGCCGGCGTACGCTCTGCTGCGATCAGCGGGTCGGGTGTGTTTCGCGACGAAAGCACCGACGAGCGGGCACGCCAGCTGTTTTTCGACGGGCTGACCCCGAATTTCCAGATCGTGATCCCGGATTTCGGCATCGTCGAAGGGCCTTTCCAGGTGTCATCGCTGGAGTATTCCGGCCAGCTGAACGGGGAGGCCACCTATGAGCTGAGCCTTCAGTCGGCGGGCCAGCTGAACTTCGTGCCTGACGTCGAGGATGTGGTTGCGCCATGA
- a CDS encoding DUF3168 domain-containing protein gives MSYALSGALQAAVFAALSSDTALDALVGGAIYDAVPAGTLPDIYIRLGDEQVTDASDGTGAGARHRFAVSIITAAPGFATAKQAAGAVCDALHGADLTLDRGTLVFLNFERATAQRRDGAQTRQIDLRFVARLQDD, from the coding sequence ATGAGCTATGCGCTTTCAGGGGCTTTGCAGGCGGCCGTTTTCGCCGCGCTGAGCAGTGATACGGCATTGGATGCCTTGGTCGGCGGCGCGATTTATGACGCGGTTCCGGCGGGGACACTGCCCGATATCTACATCCGCTTGGGCGATGAGCAGGTCACGGATGCATCCGACGGCACGGGCGCCGGTGCGCGCCACCGTTTTGCCGTGTCGATCATCACCGCAGCCCCCGGTTTCGCCACGGCCAAGCAGGCAGCCGGTGCGGTGTGCGACGCGTTGCACGGAGCGGATCTGACGCTGGATCGCGGCACGCTGGTGTTTCTCAATTTCGAGCGGGCGACCGCGCAGCGCCGCGACGGCGCCCAGACCCGCCAGATTGATCTGCGCTTTGTGGCGCGGCTCCAGGACGACTGA
- a CDS encoding phage head closure protein, with protein MSAPRLNRRLVLEHPDQLSDGAGGYVQGWVPLGTMWAEVVARAGRETAQAGAPVSRSGLRITVRGAPVGDPARPMPQQRFREGDRIYTIAAVAERDPEGRYLLCSAEEETVV; from the coding sequence ATGAGCGCGCCACGGTTGAACAGGCGGCTGGTGCTGGAGCATCCCGATCAGCTGAGCGACGGGGCGGGGGGCTATGTGCAGGGCTGGGTGCCGCTGGGGACCATGTGGGCCGAGGTCGTGGCCCGCGCGGGGCGCGAGACGGCGCAGGCCGGTGCACCGGTCAGCCGCAGTGGTCTGCGGATAACGGTGCGCGGCGCCCCGGTTGGCGATCCGGCCCGTCCGATGCCCCAACAGCGGTTCCGCGAGGGCGACCGGATCTACACCATCGCCGCCGTCGCCGAGCGCGATCCCGAAGGGCGGTATCTGCTGTGCAGCGCCGAAGAGGAGACGGTGGTATGA
- a CDS encoding phage major capsid protein — MSRTEQKTGNAQVSPAEDVRRAVTGFVHDFKGFQADIETKLQQTEERMTMLDRKTMTAARPPLGGAVDAGAPHQKAFNAYVRTGDDDGLRGLELEGKAMSTAVNSDGGYLVDPQTSQTVQSVLSTTASIRAIATVVNVEATSYDVLVDHTDVGAGWASETGSVAESDTPQIDRITVPLHELSALPKASQRLLDDAAFDIEAWLAGRIADKFARAEANAFVAGDGIDKPKGFLTHATVDNDVWAWGNLGYVPTDVAGEVTGEAIVDVVYALGAQYRANGSFVMNSKTAGQVRKLKDADGRFLWSDGLAAGEPARLMGYPVLIAEDMPDPAADSLSIAFGDFAAGYTIAERPDLRILRDPFSAKPHVLFYATKRVGGDVSDFAAIKLLKFGTA; from the coding sequence ATGAGCAGGACCGAACAGAAGACTGGGAACGCTCAGGTGTCCCCAGCAGAGGACGTGCGACGTGCCGTGACGGGATTTGTCCACGACTTCAAGGGCTTTCAGGCCGACATTGAGACCAAACTTCAACAAACGGAAGAGCGTATGACCATGCTGGATCGCAAGACAATGACTGCTGCACGTCCCCCTTTGGGTGGTGCTGTTGATGCGGGTGCGCCGCATCAGAAAGCCTTTAACGCCTATGTGCGTACCGGCGACGACGACGGCCTGCGCGGCCTTGAGCTGGAGGGCAAGGCAATGTCCACGGCCGTCAATTCCGACGGTGGCTACCTTGTCGATCCGCAGACGTCGCAGACGGTGCAGTCGGTGCTGAGCACCACGGCATCCATCCGTGCGATTGCCACTGTCGTCAACGTGGAGGCCACATCGTACGACGTGCTGGTCGATCACACCGACGTCGGTGCCGGTTGGGCGAGCGAGACGGGCTCCGTCGCCGAGAGCGACACGCCCCAGATCGACCGTATCACCGTACCGCTGCACGAGCTGAGCGCCCTTCCCAAAGCGTCGCAGCGTTTGCTGGACGATGCGGCGTTCGACATCGAGGCATGGCTTGCGGGCCGCATCGCTGACAAGTTCGCCCGCGCAGAGGCCAACGCCTTTGTCGCCGGTGATGGCATCGACAAGCCCAAGGGTTTCCTGACCCATGCCACGGTCGACAATGACGTGTGGGCCTGGGGCAATCTGGGCTATGTGCCGACCGATGTTGCGGGAGAGGTCACGGGTGAGGCGATTGTGGATGTGGTCTATGCGCTGGGTGCGCAGTACCGCGCCAACGGCTCCTTCGTGATGAACTCGAAAACGGCCGGTCAGGTGCGCAAGCTCAAGGATGCGGATGGTCGTTTCCTGTGGTCCGACGGTCTGGCCGCGGGCGAGCCTGCCCGTTTGATGGGGTATCCTGTGCTGATCGCCGAGGACATGCCCGATCCGGCGGCGGATTCGCTGTCGATCGCCTTTGGTGACTTTGCGGCGGGTTACACGATCGCCGAGCGCCCCGATCTGCGCATCCTGCGCGATCCTTTCAGCGCCAAACCTCATGTCCTGTTCTATGCCACCAAGCGCGTGGGCGGCGATGTGAGCGACTTTGCGGCCATCAAACTGCTGAAATTCGGCACCGCTTAA
- a CDS encoding HK97 family phage prohead protease, whose product MQTSMSFGLGPETGGGLPGLERKFMALDAVAQVDEGVEISGYASFFGDPDQGNDVVEAGAYAASLKALREADRGVKMLWQHDAAQPIGVWDEVREDARGLFVKGRILASVEKGREAIALINAGAIDGLSIGYRTVRASKNTKGQRLLQELELWEVSLVTFPMLPSARVGAKADSFVGLDCILRDMAATFEAARADLNMPLQPPSKGECP is encoded by the coding sequence ATGCAGACGAGTATGAGCTTCGGGCTGGGCCCGGAGACCGGAGGAGGTTTGCCCGGACTGGAGCGCAAGTTTATGGCGCTCGATGCGGTGGCGCAGGTTGACGAGGGTGTCGAGATCAGTGGCTACGCCAGCTTTTTCGGCGATCCCGATCAAGGCAATGATGTGGTCGAAGCGGGGGCTTATGCGGCGAGCCTGAAGGCCCTGCGGGAGGCCGACCGTGGCGTGAAGATGCTATGGCAGCATGATGCCGCGCAGCCCATCGGCGTCTGGGATGAAGTGCGCGAGGATGCGCGCGGTCTGTTTGTGAAGGGCCGTATCCTGGCATCGGTCGAAAAGGGCCGTGAGGCGATTGCCCTCATCAATGCGGGGGCCATCGACGGGTTGTCGATCGGGTACCGCACCGTGCGGGCCAGCAAGAATACCAAGGGCCAGCGGCTCTTGCAGGAACTGGAGCTTTGGGAGGTGTCGCTGGTGACCTTCCCGATGTTGCCCAGTGCGCGGGTGGGGGCCAAGGCCGACAGTTTTGTCGGGCTGGACTGCATCCTGCGCGACATGGCGGCGACGTTCGAGGCGGCGCGGGCCGATCTCAACATGCCGCTGCAACCACCAAGCAAAGGGGAATGCCCATGA
- a CDS encoding phage portal protein, translated as MVFDFLRRGTAEVPEAKASATGRVVAMQTNGRVAWSPRDTQSLTRTGFAGNPIGFRSVKLIAEAAAALPLVLQDDTRRFETHPLLSLMARPNGAQGRAELLEALYAQLLLSGDGYVEAVGADMGAPVELHVLRSERMSVVPGSDGWPVAYEYAVGGRKHRFDVSAAAPICHIRNFHPQDDHYGFAPMQAAAAAVDVHNSASRWSKALLDNAARPSGAIVYRGAEGQGSLSTDQYERLVSEMETHHQGARNAGRPMLLEGGLDWKPMGFSPSDMEFQKTKEAAAREIALALGVPPMLIGVQGDATYANYQEAHRAFYRLTVLPLATRVTAVLSHWLSEFTGDDVQLKPDLDQVPALSAERDAQWKRVASAAFLSDAEKRSLLGLPAVAADE; from the coding sequence ATGGTGTTTGATTTTCTACGGCGTGGAACGGCAGAGGTGCCGGAAGCGAAGGCGTCGGCGACCGGGCGTGTGGTTGCGATGCAGACCAACGGCCGTGTGGCGTGGAGCCCGCGCGACACACAATCGCTGACGCGGACCGGTTTTGCGGGTAACCCCATCGGGTTCCGGTCGGTGAAGCTGATTGCGGAGGCGGCCGCGGCGCTGCCGCTGGTGTTGCAGGACGACACACGCCGCTTCGAGACCCATCCTCTGCTGTCCCTGATGGCCCGTCCCAACGGGGCGCAGGGCCGCGCGGAGCTGCTTGAGGCGCTTTATGCCCAGCTTTTGCTGTCGGGGGATGGATACGTCGAGGCGGTGGGTGCCGATATGGGCGCGCCTGTCGAATTGCACGTGCTGCGCTCGGAGCGGATGTCTGTGGTGCCGGGCAGCGATGGATGGCCGGTGGCCTATGAGTACGCGGTCGGCGGGCGCAAGCACCGCTTTGACGTGAGTGCTGCGGCCCCGATCTGCCACATCCGCAATTTCCACCCGCAGGACGATCATTACGGGTTTGCCCCGATGCAGGCGGCGGCCGCGGCGGTCGATGTCCACAACTCTGCATCCCGCTGGAGCAAGGCGCTGCTTGATAATGCGGCGCGGCCATCGGGGGCCATCGTGTACCGCGGGGCCGAAGGGCAAGGCAGCCTGAGCACGGATCAATACGAACGGTTGGTCAGCGAAATGGAAACCCACCATCAGGGCGCGCGCAATGCCGGTCGGCCGATGCTGCTGGAGGGGGGGCTGGACTGGAAGCCGATGGGGTTCTCGCCCTCGGACATGGAGTTCCAGAAAACCAAGGAAGCCGCCGCGCGCGAGATCGCGCTGGCCCTGGGCGTGCCGCCCATGTTGATCGGGGTGCAGGGGGATGCCACCTATGCAAACTACCAAGAGGCGCACCGGGCGTTTTACCGCCTGACGGTGTTGCCCTTGGCCACCCGTGTGACGGCCGTGCTGAGCCATTGGTTGTCGGAGTTTACCGGCGACGACGTGCAGCTGAAGCCCGACCTGGACCAGGTGCCGGCGTTGAGCGCGGAACGCGATGCGCAATGGAAACGCGTGGCCTCAGCCGCCTTTCTGAGCGACGCGGAAAAGCGCAGCCTGCTGGGGCTGCCGGCGGTCGCAGCGGATGAGTGA
- a CDS encoding DNA-packaging protein: MDHQLPPDGNWRSWVIMGGRGAGKTRAGAEWVRSMVEGSLPLDTGRAKRIALVGETVDQVREVMIFGDSGILACTPDDRKPSWEASRKRLVWPNGAIATVHSAHDPEGLRGPQFDGAWVDELAKWKKAQETWDMLQFALRLGDDPRVCVTTTPRNVGVLKTLLDAPSTVVTQAPTEANRANLAASFLEEVRARYEGTRLGRQELDGVLLADADGALWSSRMLENLRARKVPTLDRIVVAVDPATTAGAGSDECGIVVAGVVQQGPPQDWRAYVLGDATVQGMGPSGWARAAITAMEHYGADRLVAEVNQGGQLVEEVIRQIDPLVPYKSVHASRGKVARAEPVAALYEQGRVTHVAGLDALEDQMVRMTAQGYEGGGSPDRVDALVWALHELMIAPAASWRQPGVRSL; encoded by the coding sequence ATGGATCACCAGTTGCCGCCCGACGGGAATTGGCGGTCCTGGGTGATCATGGGGGGGCGCGGTGCAGGCAAGACGCGCGCCGGTGCGGAATGGGTGCGCAGCATGGTCGAGGGATCGCTGCCGCTGGACACAGGACGGGCAAAACGCATCGCGCTGGTCGGCGAAACCGTCGATCAGGTGCGCGAGGTCATGATTTTCGGCGACAGCGGTATCCTTGCGTGCACCCCTGACGACCGCAAGCCGAGTTGGGAGGCCTCCCGCAAGCGGTTGGTCTGGCCCAACGGAGCGATTGCCACCGTGCATTCCGCGCATGATCCCGAAGGGCTGCGCGGGCCCCAATTCGACGGGGCCTGGGTCGATGAGCTGGCGAAATGGAAAAAGGCGCAAGAGACGTGGGACATGCTGCAGTTCGCGCTGCGGCTGGGCGATGATCCGCGGGTGTGTGTGACCACCACGCCCCGCAATGTCGGGGTGCTCAAGACCCTGCTGGATGCGCCATCGACGGTGGTCACGCAAGCCCCGACAGAGGCCAATCGCGCCAATCTGGCGGCATCGTTTCTCGAGGAGGTGCGCGCGCGGTACGAAGGCACACGGTTGGGCCGTCAGGAACTGGACGGCGTGTTGCTGGCCGATGCCGACGGCGCGTTGTGGTCGTCCCGGATGCTGGAGAATTTGCGGGCCCGCAAGGTGCCCACGCTCGACCGTATTGTCGTGGCCGTTGATCCTGCCACGACCGCGGGGGCGGGATCGGACGAATGCGGCATCGTGGTTGCGGGCGTGGTCCAGCAAGGACCGCCGCAGGATTGGCGTGCCTATGTTCTGGGGGACGCGACGGTGCAGGGTATGGGCCCGAGCGGCTGGGCGCGGGCGGCCATCACCGCGATGGAGCACTACGGCGCCGACCGGTTGGTGGCAGAGGTCAACCAGGGCGGCCAGCTTGTCGAGGAGGTCATTCGCCAGATTGATCCGCTGGTGCCCTATAAGAGTGTTCATGCGTCGCGCGGCAAGGTCGCACGCGCGGAACCGGTTGCCGCGCTTTACGAGCAGGGACGCGTGACCCATGTGGCGGGGCTTGACGCGCTGGAGGACCAGATGGTGCGCATGACCGCGCAAGGATACGAGGGCGGCGGATCGCCCGACCGTGTCGACGCGCTTGTCTGGGCCTTGCATGAGCTGATGATCGCGCCTGCGGCGTCGTGGCGCCAACCCGGTGTGCGCAGCCTGTAG